A window of Hevea brasiliensis isolate MT/VB/25A 57/8 chromosome 14, ASM3005281v1, whole genome shotgun sequence contains these coding sequences:
- the LOC131168735 gene encoding cysteine-rich receptor-like protein kinase 44 isoform X1, with protein sequence MDNRSISLTNFVSLLFHFLISICLTNALYCYETGNFTTNSTYAKNRALVLSSLASNVTANGGFYTATVGQGTDKVYGLVLCRADTPSDACSKCVNTTITELIEKCPNQKEAISWGGGPPCILRYANRSIFGLLELQPTDAGYNVNNITSNMEEFDQTWSGLMSRIVTKASMGSSKVKFATEEADLTPFQKIYALMQCTPDMSQSNCSYCLQKAVGYYQSCCHGKQGGYVHKPNCIFRWDLYPFYNSIADALPPTPPPSISPPSTNNTISKENGTATTRTVVIITVPAIVFAALVALTCSLFYYRKSKQETKSEDLDENRSKECLKFNFETIRLATEDFSDHNKLGQGGFGAVYKGVLSDGQVVAVKRLSRNSKQEEVDFKNEVMLVARLQHRNLVRLLGFCFEGHERLLIYEYVPNSSLDHYIFDLEKRLLTNWGTRYKIIVGIARGILYLHEDSQLRIIHRDLKVSNILLDEEMNPKISDFGTARLFPTDQSEDATSKIVGTFGYMAPEYAFQGILSVKLDVFSFGVLILEIISGQKCNKFRNGEEEEERDLITYAWDNWIEGTASNIIDPILIGAASTPDILRCIQIGLLCVQADAGKRPTMASVVLMLDSCSVALPASSKPGYFVYSEHMSILSGNQSKSRSAQLSANQCSISELEPR encoded by the exons ATGGATAATCGTTCAATCAGCCTCACAAATTTTGTATCTCTGCTTTTCCATTTTCTTATAAGCATCTGCCTCACCAATGCCCTGTACTGTTATGAGACAGGAAACTTCACAACCAATAGCACCTATGCAAAGAACCGGGCTCTGGTCCTCTCTTCTCTAGCTTCAAATGTCACGGCAAATGGTGGTTTCTACACCGCCACAGTGGGCCAAGGCACGGATAAAGTTTATGGTCTGGTGCTTTGCAGAGCAGACACTCCATCAGATGCTTGTTCCAAGTGTGTCAATACTACAATTACGGAATTAATTGAAAAGTGTCCTAACCAGAAAGAAGCAATTTCATGGGGTGGGGGTCCTCCTTGTATTCTACGGTACGCAAACCGCTCAATTTTCGGATTACTGGAGCTACAACCTACTGATGCTGGGTATAATGTCAATAACATCACATCTAATATGGAAGAGTTTGATCAGACATGGAGCGGTTTGATGTCTCGCATCGTAACAAAAGCTTCCATGGGCTCTTCTAAGGTGAAATTTGCAACTGAAGAAGCAGACTTAACACCTTTTCAGAAAATATACGCATTGATGCAGTGCACTCCTGATATGTCCCAGAGTAATTGCAGCTATTGCCTACAAAAGGCAGTGGGATATTATCAATCTTGTTGCCATGGGAAGCAAGGAGGTTATGTTCACAAACCTAACTGTATTTTCCGGTGGGATTTGTATCCATTCTACAATTCTATTGCTGATGCTCTGCCTCCAACACCTCCACCCAGTATTTCTCCCCCCTCAACCAACAATACAATAAGCAAAG AGAACGGAACGGCAACTACTCGAACTGTTGTTATCATCACTGTTCCTGCAATTGTCTTCGCAGCTCTTGTTGCCCTCACTTGCAGCCTTTTCTATTATAGGAAGTCCAAGCAAGAAACCAAAA GTGAAGATTTGGACGAAAATAGAAGCAAAGAATGCTTGAAATTCAATTTTGAGACTATCAGACTTGCAACAGAAGACTTCTCTGATCATAATAAGCTTGGACAAGGTGGATTTGGTGCTGTTTACAAG GGTGTGCTTTCAGACGGACAAGTAGTAGCAGTAAAGAGGCTATCAAGGAACTCTAAGCAAGAAGAAGTTGATTTTAAGAACGAGGTCATGCTAGTGGCCAGGCTTCAACATAGGAATTTGGTTAGACTCTTGGGTTTCTGTTTTGAAGGACATGAAAGGCTTCTCATATATGAATATGTTCCAAATTCAAGTCTCGACCATTACATATTTG ATCTAGAGAAGCGTTTACTAACAAATTGGGGCACACGCTACAAAATTATAGTGGGCATAGCTCGAGGAATTCTTTATCTTCATGAAGATTCTCAACTTCGGATTATTCATCGTGATCTCAAAGTCAGTAATATTCTACTAGACGAAGAAATGAATCCCAAAATTTCAGACTTTGGAACAGCAAGGTTGTTTCCAACAGATCAATCTGAGGATGCTACAAGTAAAATTGTGGGAACCTT CGGCTACATGGCTCCAGAGTACGCATTTCAAGGGATCCTCTCAGTGAAGTTAGATGTTTTTAGCTTTGGTGTATTGATTTTGGAAATTATTAGTGGCCAAAAGTGCAATAAATTCCGtaatggtgaagaagaagaagagagggacctTATAACCTAT GCATGGGATAATTGGATTGAAGGAACTGCTTCAAATATCATAGATCCTATTCTGATAGGAGCTGCTTCGACACCTGACATCCTGAGGTGTATCCAAATAGGATTACTGTGCGTACAAGCAGATGCAGGAAAAAGACCAACTATGGCTTCGGTGGTTCTCATGCTTGATAGTTGCTCTGTTGCTTTACCAGCATCGTCAAAACCTGGATATTTTGTGTATAGCGAACATATGTCAATTCTGTCTGGTAATCAATCCAAAAGCCGCTCTGCCCAACTCTCTGCTAATCAGTGTTCAATTTCAGAGTTAGAACCACGATAA
- the LOC131168735 gene encoding cysteine-rich receptor-like protein kinase 44 isoform X2 — MDNRSISLTNFVSLLFHFLISICLTNALYCYETGNFTTNSTYAKNRALVLSSLASNVTANGGFYTATVGQGTDKVYGLVLCRADTPSDACSKCVNTTITELIEKCPNQKEAISWGGGPPCILRYANRSIFGLLELQPTDAGYNVNNITSNMEEFDQTWSGLMSRIVTKASMGSSKVKFATEEADLTPFQKIYALMQCTPDMSQSNCSYCLQKAVGYYQSCCHGKQGGYVHKPNCIFRWDLYPFYNSIADALPPTPPPSISPPSTNNTISKENGTATTRTVVIITVPAIVFAALVALTCSLFYYRKSKQETKNLDENRSKECLKFNFETIRLATEDFSDHNKLGQGGFGAVYKGVLSDGQVVAVKRLSRNSKQEEVDFKNEVMLVARLQHRNLVRLLGFCFEGHERLLIYEYVPNSSLDHYIFDLEKRLLTNWGTRYKIIVGIARGILYLHEDSQLRIIHRDLKVSNILLDEEMNPKISDFGTARLFPTDQSEDATSKIVGTFGYMAPEYAFQGILSVKLDVFSFGVLILEIISGQKCNKFRNGEEEEERDLITYAWDNWIEGTASNIIDPILIGAASTPDILRCIQIGLLCVQADAGKRPTMASVVLMLDSCSVALPASSKPGYFVYSEHMSILSGNQSKSRSAQLSANQCSISELEPR; from the exons ATGGATAATCGTTCAATCAGCCTCACAAATTTTGTATCTCTGCTTTTCCATTTTCTTATAAGCATCTGCCTCACCAATGCCCTGTACTGTTATGAGACAGGAAACTTCACAACCAATAGCACCTATGCAAAGAACCGGGCTCTGGTCCTCTCTTCTCTAGCTTCAAATGTCACGGCAAATGGTGGTTTCTACACCGCCACAGTGGGCCAAGGCACGGATAAAGTTTATGGTCTGGTGCTTTGCAGAGCAGACACTCCATCAGATGCTTGTTCCAAGTGTGTCAATACTACAATTACGGAATTAATTGAAAAGTGTCCTAACCAGAAAGAAGCAATTTCATGGGGTGGGGGTCCTCCTTGTATTCTACGGTACGCAAACCGCTCAATTTTCGGATTACTGGAGCTACAACCTACTGATGCTGGGTATAATGTCAATAACATCACATCTAATATGGAAGAGTTTGATCAGACATGGAGCGGTTTGATGTCTCGCATCGTAACAAAAGCTTCCATGGGCTCTTCTAAGGTGAAATTTGCAACTGAAGAAGCAGACTTAACACCTTTTCAGAAAATATACGCATTGATGCAGTGCACTCCTGATATGTCCCAGAGTAATTGCAGCTATTGCCTACAAAAGGCAGTGGGATATTATCAATCTTGTTGCCATGGGAAGCAAGGAGGTTATGTTCACAAACCTAACTGTATTTTCCGGTGGGATTTGTATCCATTCTACAATTCTATTGCTGATGCTCTGCCTCCAACACCTCCACCCAGTATTTCTCCCCCCTCAACCAACAATACAATAAGCAAAG AGAACGGAACGGCAACTACTCGAACTGTTGTTATCATCACTGTTCCTGCAATTGTCTTCGCAGCTCTTGTTGCCCTCACTTGCAGCCTTTTCTATTATAGGAAGTCCAAGCAAGAAACCAAAA ATTTGGACGAAAATAGAAGCAAAGAATGCTTGAAATTCAATTTTGAGACTATCAGACTTGCAACAGAAGACTTCTCTGATCATAATAAGCTTGGACAAGGTGGATTTGGTGCTGTTTACAAG GGTGTGCTTTCAGACGGACAAGTAGTAGCAGTAAAGAGGCTATCAAGGAACTCTAAGCAAGAAGAAGTTGATTTTAAGAACGAGGTCATGCTAGTGGCCAGGCTTCAACATAGGAATTTGGTTAGACTCTTGGGTTTCTGTTTTGAAGGACATGAAAGGCTTCTCATATATGAATATGTTCCAAATTCAAGTCTCGACCATTACATATTTG ATCTAGAGAAGCGTTTACTAACAAATTGGGGCACACGCTACAAAATTATAGTGGGCATAGCTCGAGGAATTCTTTATCTTCATGAAGATTCTCAACTTCGGATTATTCATCGTGATCTCAAAGTCAGTAATATTCTACTAGACGAAGAAATGAATCCCAAAATTTCAGACTTTGGAACAGCAAGGTTGTTTCCAACAGATCAATCTGAGGATGCTACAAGTAAAATTGTGGGAACCTT CGGCTACATGGCTCCAGAGTACGCATTTCAAGGGATCCTCTCAGTGAAGTTAGATGTTTTTAGCTTTGGTGTATTGATTTTGGAAATTATTAGTGGCCAAAAGTGCAATAAATTCCGtaatggtgaagaagaagaagagagggacctTATAACCTAT GCATGGGATAATTGGATTGAAGGAACTGCTTCAAATATCATAGATCCTATTCTGATAGGAGCTGCTTCGACACCTGACATCCTGAGGTGTATCCAAATAGGATTACTGTGCGTACAAGCAGATGCAGGAAAAAGACCAACTATGGCTTCGGTGGTTCTCATGCTTGATAGTTGCTCTGTTGCTTTACCAGCATCGTCAAAACCTGGATATTTTGTGTATAGCGAACATATGTCAATTCTGTCTGGTAATCAATCCAAAAGCCGCTCTGCCCAACTCTCTGCTAATCAGTGTTCAATTTCAGAGTTAGAACCACGATAA
- the LOC110663053 gene encoding putative disease resistance protein RGA3 isoform X1, with product MAEAILSGIAVEIIQKLGSRVLQETRLWWGVKGELEKLRRTVSTIQAVLHDAEQQYWQSHQVKDWVDSLKDAFYDADDLLDEFSTDVLVKQMMSTGNKMVKEVRLFLSSSNPFVYGLKMAHKIGKVRSKLDEIVANRNFHLENLPEKTFPMVEEREQTHSSLPQVVVGRENDKKEVIDFLLSSSYRENVSIISIVGLGGLGKTTLAKLAYNDDMVKSNFELKMWVCISEKFDVKIIVEKILESLDHQRTTNLQMNTLKDLLLEKISEKKYLLVLDDLWDVDSGKWFKLKDLLVGGASGSKIIVTTRHRNVAEVIRSEKTRLTKATS from the coding sequence ATGGCAGAAGCAATTCTCTCCGGCATTGCTGTGGAAATAATTCAGAAGCTGGGTTCTCGAGTTCTTCAAGAGACTAGGCTCTGGTGGGGTGTCAAAGGGGAGCTTGAGAAACTCAGGAGGACAGTTTCAACTATCCAAGCTGTGCTTCATGATGCAGAGCAGCAGTACTGGCAGAGTCATCAAGTCAAAGATTGGGTTGACTCGCTAAAAGATGCTTTTTACGATGCTGATGACTTGTTAGATGAGTTCTCCACAGATGTTTTAGTGAAGCAGATGATGAGTACTGGCAATAAAATGGTGAAGGAGGTACGCCTCTTCCTTTCAAGCTCAAACCCATTTGTTTATGGTCTTAAAATGGCTCATAAGATTGGAAAAGTTAGAAGTAAATTAGACGAGATTGTTGCAAATAGGAATTTTCACTTAGAAAATCTCCCTGAGAAGACATTTCCTATGGTTGAAGAAAGAGAGCAAACTCACTCTTCTTTACCTCAAGTAGTTGTTGGCAGAGAAAATGATAAGAAGGAAGTTATTGATTTTCTTCTGTCTTCTAGTTATAGGGAGAATGTGTCGATCATTTCCATTGTTGGTCTTGGAGGCTTAGGAAAGACAACACTTGCTAAACTTGCATATAATGATGATATGGTGAAATCAAATTTTGAGCTTAAAATGTGGGTGTGCATTTCGGAAAAGTTTGATGTCAAAATAATTGTTGAAAAGATTTTGGAGTCTCTTGATCATCAGAGAACTACAAATCTTCAAATGAATACCTTGAAAGATCTTCTTCTTGAAAAAATtagtgaaaaaaaatatttacttgTTTTGGATGATTTGTGGGATGTTGATTCAGGAAAATGGTTTAAGTTGAAGGATTTGTTAGTTGGAGGTGCAAGTGGAAGCAAAATCATAGTAACCACACGTCATAGAAATGTTGCGGAAGTGATAAGATCAGAAAAAACACGACTTACAAAAGCTACTTCCTGA
- the LOC110663053 gene encoding putative disease resistance protein At1g50180 isoform X2, which produces MAEAILSGIAVEIIQKLGSRVLQETRLWWGVKGELEKLRRTVSTIQAVLHDAEQQYWQSHQVKDWVDSLKDAFYDADDLLDEFSTDVLVKQMMSTGNKMVKEGMPKLTSKQLFIDVDVDN; this is translated from the exons ATGGCAGAAGCAATTCTCTCCGGCATTGCTGTGGAAATAATTCAGAAGCTGGGTTCTCGAGTTCTTCAAGAGACTAGGCTCTGGTGGGGTGTCAAAGGGGAGCTTGAGAAACTCAGGAGGACAGTTTCAACTATCCAAGCTGTGCTTCATGATGCAGAGCAGCAGTACTGGCAGAGTCATCAAGTCAAAGATTGGGTTGACTCGCTAAAAGATGCTTTTTACGATGCTGATGACTTGTTAGATGAGTTCTCCACAGATGTTTTAGTGAAGCAGATGATGAGTACTGGCAATAAAATGGTGAAGGAG GGGATGCCCAAACTCACCTCAAAGCAGTTGTTCATAGATGTTGATGTTGACAATTG A
- the LOC131172511 gene encoding putative disease resistance protein RGA3: MMTSNKMVKEVRLFFSSTNQFAYGLKMTHKIKKLRSKLDGIAEKKKFHLDERPQKILPMVERRGQTHSSLTQVVVGREKDKKEIVDFLLSSSCGENVSIISIVGIGGLGKTTLAQLAYYDETVKSNFELKMWVCISDNFEVKIIVEKILESPIGEKPKNLEMNTLKDLLHEKISGKKYVLVLDDVLDEDSEKWFYLKDLLVGGRSGSKLIVTTRLKNVAQMIGSTKTHDLQGLLVDDSWSLFANMAFKQGEVISPDHERIGKEIVTKCVGVPLAVRVIGHLLYSKNTVDNWKF, translated from the coding sequence ATGATGACCAGCAACAAAATGGTGAAGGAGGTACGCTTGTTCTTTTCAAGCACAAACCAATTTGCTTACGGTCTTAAAATGACTCATAAGATTAAAAAACTTAGAAGTAAATTAGATGGGATTGCTGAAAAAAAGAAGTTTCACTTAGATGAGCGCCCTCAGAAGATACTACCAATGGTTGAGCGAAGAGGGCAAACTCACTCATCTTTAACTCAAGTAGTTGTTGGCAGAGAAAAGGATAAGAAGGAAATTGTTGATTTTCTTCTGTCTTCTAGTTGTGGGGAGAATGTGTCAATCATTTCCATTGTGGGTATTGGAGGCTTAGGAAAGACAACACTTGCTCAACTTGCATATTATGATGAGACGGTGAAATCAAATTTTGAGCTAAAAATGTGGGTGTGCATTTCTGATAATTTTGAAGTTAAAATAATTGTTGAAAAGATTTTGGAATCTCCCATTGGTGAAAAACCTAAAAATCTTGAAATGAATACCTTGAAAGATCTTCTTCATGAAAAAATTAGTGGAAAAAAATATGTACTTGTTTTGGATGATGTATTGGATGAGGATTCTGAAAAATGGTTTTACTTGAAGGATTTGTTAGTTGGGGGTAGAAGTGGAAGCAAATTAATAGTGACTACACGTCTTAAAAATGTTGCACAAATGATAGGATCAACAAAAACACATGACTTACAAGGCCTACTTGTTGATGATTCGTGGTCTTTATTTGCAAATATGGCCTTTAAACAAGGGGAAGTCATTAGCCCAGACCATGAGAGAATTGGAAAAGAAATTGTGACAAAATGTGTTGGAGTCCCTTTAGCTGTAAGAGTAATAGGTCATTTATTGTATTCTAAAAATACAGTAGATAActggaaattttaa